One region of Purpureocillium takamizusanense chromosome 4, complete sequence genomic DNA includes:
- a CDS encoding uncharacterized protein (COG:E~COG:I~EggNog:ENOG503NYA1), whose amino-acid sequence MARATVLITGATGLLGRAVAEHFRTRRWIVKGLGFSRADGVDVLKVDLNDEPALAKALDEANPRVIVHCAAQRFPDKVDKDPEGAKALNVAATESLASLAARRKIFMIYISTDYVFPGTPGDAPYEAFSNPRPTNLYGETKLDGERAVLHTFAQLGKQGSAVVLRVPVLYGHAETPAESAVNVLMEAVWKAQTEGVKIKMDHWAARYPTNTEDVGRVCRDVAIKYLSAHTVRDNLPQILQFSSEDKVTKYEICRRFGDIMGLSTANIEPDTQGNDPNAAVQRPYDCHLSTRGLQELGIDVSAVSFTDWWRREVGAFRK is encoded by the exons atgGCCAGAGCAACCGTGCTCATCACCGGCGCCACAGGgctgctcggccgcgccgtcgccgagcactTCCGCACCAGAAGATGGATCGTCAAGGGCCTGGGCTTctcgcgcgccgacggcgtcgacgtgctcaAGGTCGACCTCAATGACGAGCCAGCGCTCGCCAAGGCGTTGGACGAGGCCAA CCCGCGGGTCATCGTTCATt GTGCGGCCCAGAGGTTCCCAGACAAGGTCGACAAGGATCCCGAGGGTGCCAAGGCCCTCAACGTCGCTGCCACCGAGAGCCTCGCCTCCCTTGCGGCCCGCCGCAAGATCTTCATGATTTACATCTCCACCGACTACGTCTTCCCTGGCACGCCGGGCGACGCACCGTACGAGGCCTTCTCCAACCCGCGCCCGACTAACCTGTACGGGGAGACCAagctggacggcgagcgcgccgtgCTTCACACGTTTGCGCAGCTGGGCAAGCAGGGTTCCGCCGTTGTGCTCCGCGTCCCCGTGCTGTATGGCCACGCCGAGACGCCGGCCGAGAGCGCCGTCAACGTGCTCATGGAGGCCGTGTGGAAGGCCCAgaccgagggcgtcaagaTCAAGATGGATCACTGGGCCGCGCGCTACCCGACGAACACCGAGGACGTCGGACGCGTGTGTCGCG ACGTGGCCATCAAGTACCTGAGCGCGCACACCGTTCGAGACAACCTGCCCCAGATCCTGCAGTTCTCGAGCGAGGACAAGGTGACCAAGTACGAGATTTGCCGGCGCTTTGGCGACATCATGGgtttgtcgacggcgaaCATCGAGCCCGACACGCAGGGCAATgaccccaacgccgcggTGCAGAGGCCATATGACTGCCACTTGAGCACAAGGGGCCTTCAggagctcggcatcgacgtgtCGGCCGTCAGCTTTACCGACTGGTGGCGACGCGAGGTTGGAGCCTTTCGCAAGTAA
- a CDS encoding uncharacterized protein (COG:Z~EggNog:ENOG503NZ8S) — MPPKRMTANPIRPGRHFAGKPTGASSSSESDSDDDNAPAAAAAPKRKVPPPPKAASAGKIISKGLGGIDLNARRQELEKEAEARRRAAQQAEKLAAEQGFVTEDEDENSDGEGGGEEASGSEEEEESGSGSSSEEEEAPRRLMMRPKFVPKNQRNGPGAAGGKDRPEDEAARLAEEEAKKKAAADALVEEQIKKDLAARAAGKKHWDDDDDADSDVDTTDGLDPEAEEAAWRVRELKRLRRARAAIEERERELAEVERRRNLTAEERAAEDEAHLARQREEKDGKGKMSFMQKYYHRGAFFQQETEAAGLLQRDIMGSRIQDDVRNREALPEYLQRRDMTKLGRKGATKYRDMRSEDTGSWGQFDRRGGGRGGGGGSRFDGDDRFRPDDDRFKPDERDAKGANAIPLGDRKERQHGGGGGEDHRRDRGDSSYRRRRSRTRSRSRSPRRERGEEDHRRSRKRSTSRDGNRSDGDKRRRVDVEADR; from the coding sequence ATGCCGCCTAAGCGAATGACGGCGAACCCCATCCGTCCGGGGCGCCACTTTGCCGGCAAACCCACcggcgcctcctcttcctccgagtccgacagcgacgacgacaacgcgcccgccgccgccgccgccccgaagCGCAAggtgccgcctccgcccaaggccgccagcgcgggcAAGATCATCAGCAAGGGTCTCGGCGGCATAGACCTCAACGCGCGGCGACAGGAGCTagagaaggaggccgaggcgcggagGCGCGCCGCACAGCAGGCtgagaagctcgccgccgagcagggtTTTGTGACGGAAGATGAAGACGAGAATagcgacggggagggggggggggaggaggcgagcggatccgaggaagaagaagagagcggcagcggcagcagcagcgaagaggaagaggcccCGAGACGACTCATGATGCGCCCCAAATTCGTACCCAAGAACCAACGTAACGGGCCCGGTGCCGCAGGAGGCAAGGACCGCCCCGAAGACGAAGctgcgcgcctcgccgaggaggaagctaagaagaaggccgccgccgacgccctggtcgAGGAGCAGATCAAAAAGGacctcgcggcgcgggccgcgggcAAGAAGCactgggacgacgacgacgatgccgactcAGACGTGGACacgacggacgggctcgatccggaggccgaggaggcggcgtggcgcgtgcgcgagctcaagcgcctgcgccgggcgcgcgccgccatcgaggagcgcgagcgcgagctcgccgaggtcgagcgccggcgcaacctcacggccgaggagcgcgccgccgaggacgaggcccaCCTGGCGCGCCAGCGCGAGGAAAAGGACGGCAAGGGAAAGATGAGCTTCATGCAAAAGTACTACCACCGCGGCGCCTTCTTCCAGcaggagacggaggcggcgggcctgctgcagcgcgacaTCATGGGCAGCCGCATCCAGGACGACGTCCGCAACCGCGAGGCCCTCCCCGAGTATCTCCAGCGTAGGGACATGACCAAGCTCGGCCGCAAGGGCGCCACAAAGTACAGGGACATGCGCTCCGAGGACACGGGCAGCTGGGGACAGTTTGAtcgtcgcggcgggggccgtggtggtggcgggggtAGTAGGTTTGACGGCGATGACCGGTTCAGGCCTGACGACGACAGGTTCAAGCCCGACGAGAGGGACGCCAAGGGCGCCAATGCGATTCCCCTGGGGGACCGCAAGGAGaggcagcacggcggcggcggcggggaagaCCATCGGAGGGATCGTGGCGACAGCAGCTACCGCCGGCGCAGATCACGGACGAGGTCACGGTCgcggtcgccgaggcgggaacgtggcgaggaggaccaCAGGCGGAGCCGCAAGAGGAGCACGTCCCGCGACGGAAATCgctccgacggcgacaagaggcggcgggtggaCGTCGAGGCAGACAGATGA
- a CDS encoding uncharacterized protein (EggNog:ENOG503PP0T~SECRETED:SignalP(1-18~SECRETED:cutsite=AAA-TP~SECRETED:prob=0.4085)~COG:S) yields the protein MKLTAILSTAALVSAAAATPQGGYGYGGGHDGYDEPEYQKPTWSKTITNHTTTAYGKPSHSTTHEKPPPHTTEKPAKPTTKHEYATTTVFHTKFTTYCPEPTTICVNDETITVTKPTTLTFTNCPCTFHPPKPTHHPKPHHKSETHAPHPPPETKTVEHPHHETKTVVPPPHTKVPPPPPPETKTVVPPHHTKVPPPPPPPETQTVVPPPHTKVPPPQKTQAPPPVVTAAADRSTAGFGALVVAGFAAMLM from the exons ATGAAGCTTACTGCCATTCTCTCCACCGCGGcgctcgtctcggccgccgccgccaccccccaGGGCGGCTACGGCTATGGCGGTGGCCATGACGGCTACGACGAACCTGAGTATCAGAAGCCGACCTGGTCCAAGACCATTACCAACCACACCACCACTGCTTACGGCAAGCCGTCGCACTCGACCACCCATGAGaagcctcctcctcacacCACGGAGAAGCCTGCCAAGCCGACGACCAAGCACGAAtatgccaccaccacggtcTTCCACACCAAGTTCACCACCTACTGCCCG GAGCCGACCACCATCTGCGTCAACGATGAGACCATTACCGTCACCAAGCCAACCACGTTGACCTTCACCAACTGCCCCTGCACGTTCCACCCACCCAAGCCCACGCACCACCCAAAGCCGCACCACAAGAGCGAGACTCACgctcctcaccctcctccgGAGACAAAGACCGTGGAGCATCCTCACCACGAGACCAAGACGGTcgtgcctcctcctcacacCAAggtcccgccgcctcctcctcccgagACCAAGACTGTGGTGCCTCCTCATCACACCAAggtccctcctcctcctcctcccccggaGACGCAGACTGTCGTCCCGCCCCCTCACACAAAG GTTCCTCCTCCCCAGAAGACCcaggctcctcctccggtcgtcactgccgctgccgaccgcTCCACCGCCGGCTTTggagccctcgtcgtcgctggcttcgccgccatgctcatGTAA
- a CDS encoding Dimethylallyltranstransferase (COG:H~EggNog:ENOG503NXTX~BUSCO:EOG092633US) yields MAQKTTLKQFESVYPKLEAAILDHARSYKLPEAELSWLKKNLEVNPLGGKCNRGMSVPDSVSLLLGKPLDEEQYFQAATLGWMTELLQAFFLVSDDIMDSSITRRGQPCWYRQEGVGMIAINDAFILESGIYILLKKYFRSHPSYIDLVELFHETTFQTELGQLCDLLTAPEDKVNLDNFSMTKYKFIVIYKTAYYSFYLPVALALHQLGFATPKNLKQAEDILIPLGEYFQIQDDYLDNFGLPEHIGKIGTDIKDNKCSWLVNQALEIATPEQRKILEDNYGQKDDAKEAVIKKLFDDMKLKERYQEFEERRANEIRAMINGVDESEGLKKEIFTAFLDKIYKRSK; encoded by the exons ATGGCGCAAAAGACGACCCTCAAGCAGTTCGAGTCGGTGTACCCGAAGCTGGAAGCGGCCATCCTCGACCATGCTCGCTCCTAcaagctgcccgaggccgagctgagcTGGCTCAAGAAG AACCTCGAGGTCAACCCCCTAGGCGGCAAGTGCAACCGCGGCATGTCCGTCCCTGACTCagtctccctcctcctcggcaagcctctcgacgaggagcagtACTTCCAGGCCGCGACCCTAGGCTGGATGACGGAGCTGCTCCaggccttcttcctcgtctccGACGACATCATGGATAGCAGCATCACGCGCCGTGGCCAGCCCTGCTGGTATCGCCAAGAAGGCGTCGGTATGATCGCCATCAACGACGCCTTCATCCTCGAGTCAGGCATCTACATATTGCTCAAGAAGTACTTTCGCTCCCACCCCAGCTACattgacctcgtcgagctcttcCATGAGACCACCTTCCAGACCGAGCTCGGTCAGCTCTGCGACCTTCTTACCGCCCCCGAGGACAAGGTCAACCTCGACAACTTCTCCATGACAAAGTACAAGTTCATCGTCATCTACAAGACTGCCTACTATTCCTTCTAcctccccgtcgccctcgccctccaccAGCTGGGCTTTGCCACTCCCAAGAACCtcaagcaggccgaggacaTCCTGATCCCCCTCGGCGAGTACTTTCAGATCCAGGACGACTACCTCGACAACTTTGGCCTCCCCGAGCACATCGGCAAGATCGGCACCGACATCAAGGACAACAAGTGCTCCTGGCTCGTCAACCAGGCCCTCGAGATTGCCACTCCCGAGCAGCGCAAGATCCTCGAGGACAACTACGGTCAAAAAGACGACGCTAAGGAGGCCGTCATCAAGAAGCTCTTTGACGACATGAAGCTCAAGGAGCGCTACCAAGAAttcgaggagcgccgcgccAACGAGATCCGCGCCATGAtcaacggcgtcgacgagagcGAGGGCCTCAAGAAGGAGATTTTCACCGCTTTCCTCGACAAGATTTACAAGCGCAGCAAGTAA
- a CDS encoding uncharacterized protein (EggNog:ENOG503Q4AK): MAAAEPNWRRTSMAPRAAVGARVALAHPHPHLLHQQYHPHQEQNHREAPDHQHQQHATAITTAHQQPQSYPHQYLAPTSGSRFRKLRGKSVSSPRAIDVFRDSPSNSGSDEEGHFRGGLVHSVSGSSSCYSTDTPNKAARRRSKSVTTTPTNYYHHNNYGYHYDDHNTSPKGYDYYHEQQQQQQQFGEGPEAPAGATATGWSGANTNSTTTTTRGAAASTITSSSSPSTAANLRSGANGSGGTRPVPSYRGTVPTSGALSPKPVNVSSVDPSLAAFEGVKPPPVYRGRDTHSTRPRPPVNVRGQQHDHGYYNRRHPGPSSASPQSQHLPAHHHHHHPQHQQRQHRQQRQQRRPKQDTPSRGPRSAVPAPQASPVPPVHHQHQQHQESYYAQPYSPSRDDHPQQPYYPEDEHYPQLEQHQYQGQDCQYSYSDDAQRSGDYHPSKQEDNPPRHPLAQEQTLSPQPPAQQQYEPQDLDQRPEDPAKREAPVADAPQPEEAYQTPRKQEQQQQWTEQDSPAAAQGANSAERQHYQQGLASVSPDRGQQQKKSKQVQHHQHEAGSRNTEEDADRVAEEVARLEAETDRILAEQKKLDLLRLQATLETPPKPKRSLLGLEKLFVSRGRKSNHGSSQPSTPDTLAPSIFSPALSHFSHRSSVDDSPIPFKMGFIEPGGKGIVPQTDAPTSASNGGERIVMVRCQSATVNLSISAETSPDEIIQAVAQRTKQQLSTSSYVVIECYFALGLERRLRRYERVRDTLNSWDNDQQNSLLIMPADSPMDLKGLELSSVPRTEDSPPGFCVQLYHSSRPGKWTKRWVTLLESGQMFVSKKPHSGPSDKDSTVICHLSDFDIYTPKQSEMRRSLKPPKRLCYAIKSQQKTIVFPNGENFVHFFCTDDDALAARFCELVHGWRSWYLANMLVDLEKESKGPAQANVGPLISRAMSKRNPNGALGVSLDKTAEPLWDVTGFKSSDITTLTRTLTLASKDRARAKTAQSSPTVEEDAEFAAGGLLGSAYDKRAAEAATTSTRIIKVEGPFTDGPSLLNGGVAQKSPDSSSTKTESKGWFPSAAEHTARLRAQSNETRRPMTADAAQQSRRTSRSSHYPQPLLSFAENHRGERQSRHGEQAHGYARSHHGGGQPLINFATGGQAQQPHGAAPQRGMSRRGLPPSGSSSNSLGSQHSQSPSVRGRSRSTTSRTNGAPRPRYPDEPRHPPMPQRSVRHRDGPAPRGGPWQPSEPLVNRAR; this comes from the exons atggccgccgcagAGCCGAACTGGCGGCGCACCAGCAtggcgcctcgagctgctgtgGGAGCCCGCGTGGCGCTCGCCCACCCGCACCCacacctcctccaccagcaaTACCACCCGCACCAGGAACAGAATCATAGGGAGGCCCCAGaccatcagcatcagcaacacGCCACCGCGATCACAACCGCTCATCAGCAGCCGCAGTCGTACCCTCACCAGTACCTCGCGCCCACATCGGGCTCCCGCTTCCGCAAGCTGCGAGGCAAgagcgtctcgtcgccgcgcgccatCGACGTCTTCCGCGACAGCCCCtccaacagcggcagcgacgaggaaggcCACTTtcgtggcggcctcgtccacagtgtcagcggcagctcgtcgtgcTACTCGACCGACACGCCCAATAAggccgcccggcggcgctccaAGAGCGtcaccacgacgccgaccaACTACTACCACCATAATAATTACGGCTACCACTACGACGACCACAACACCAGCCCGAAGGGGTACGACTACTAtcacgagcagcagcagcaacaacaacagtTCGGAGAAGGGCCAGAAGCACCAgccggggcgacggcgacgggttGGAGCGGCGCCAACACTaactccaccaccaccaccaccagaggGGCAGCGGCCTCCACCATCacatcatcctcgtccccatccaccgccgccaatCTCAGAAGTGGCGCCAACGGCAGCGGTGGCACGCGACCTGTCCCGTCCTACAGGGGCACTGTCCCCACATCTGGTGCCCTGAGCCCCAAGCCGGTCAACGTCTCTTCTGTCGATCCCAGCCTCGCAGCCTTTGAGGGCGTCAAACCGCCGCCCGTATACCGCGGTCGCGACACGCATTCGAcgcggcccaggccgcccgtCAACGTCAGAGGCCAGCAGCACGATCACGGCTACTATAACAGACGTCACCCGGGCcccagctccgcctcgcctcagTCTCAGCACCTGCCagcgcatcaccaccaccatcacccccagcaccagcagcgccaacATCGTCAACAGCGCCAACAGCGCAGGCCCAAGCAAGACACCCCcagtcgaggccctcgttCCGCTGTTCCCGCTCCGCAGGCCTCGCCCGTTCCCCCGGTacatcaccagcaccagcaacaccagGAATCCTACTACGCCCAACCCTACTCACCGTCGCGGGACGACCATCCGCAGCAGCCGTACTATCCAGAAGACGAGCATTATCCTCAGCTGGAGCAGCACCAATACCAGGGACAAGACTGTCAGTACTCTTACTCGGACGACGCCCAGCGGTCTGGCGACTATCATCCGTCCAAGCAAGAGGACAACCCACCGCGGCACCCCCTAGCACAAGAGCAGACTctgtcgccgcagccgccggcgcagcagcaataCGAGCCGCAGGATCTCGACCAGAGACCCGAGGACCCGGCCAAGCGAGAGGCACCCGTTGCCGACGCCCCGCAGCCCGAAGAGGCTTATCAGACCCCCCGGAAGCaggagcaacagcagcagtggACCGAGCAAGACTCGCCCGCTGCGGCCCAAGGTGCCAACTCTGCTGAGAGGCAGCACTACCAACAGGGCTTGGCATCCGTATCACCCGACCGGGGTCAGCAGCAAAAGAAGTCGAAGCAGGTGCAGCACCATCAACACGAAGCGGGCAGCCGGAATACCGAAGAGGACGCCGACCGCGTAGCCGAAGAGGTAGCTCGCCTCGAGGCGGAGACTGATCGCATCCTCGCAgagcagaagaagctcgacctCCTCCGGCTCCAGGCCACCCTGGAGacgccgcccaagcccaagcgctcccttcttggcctcgagaaGCTGTTCGTTTCGCGTGGGAGGAAGTCCAACCACGGAAGTAGCCAACCCAGCACTCCCGACACGCTCGCACCGTCCATCTTCTCCCCGGCCTTGAGCCACTTTAGTCACAGGAGTAGTGTAGACGACTCGCCCATTCCCTTCAAGATGGGTTTCATCGAGCCGGGAGGCAAGGGAATCGTGCCCCAGACCGATGCGCCAACCTCGGCCAgcaatggcggcgagcgg ATTGTCATGGTCAGGTGCCAATCTGCCACTGTGAACCTGTCCATATCTGCCGAGACGTCACCGGACGAGATCATTCAGGCAGTGGCGCAAAGAaccaagcagcagctcagcaCGTCATCGTACGTGGTTATTGAGTGTTACTTTGCCCTTGGTCTGGAGCGCCGCTTGCGCCGGTATGAGCGTGTCCGCGATACACTTAACTCGTGGGACAATGATCAACAAAACTCCCTCCTGATCATGCCCGCCGACAGCCCGATGGACctcaagggcctcgagctgaGCTCCGTGCCGCGCACAGAGGATTCGCCGCCGGGCTTCTGCGTCCAGCTGTACCACTCCTCGCGACCTGGCAAGTGGACCAAGCGCTGGGTCACCCTCTTGGAGAGCGGACAGATGTTCGTATCTAAGAAGCCTCACTCGGGTCCTTCAGACAAGGACAGCACCGTCATCTGCCACCTGTCTGATTTTGACATCTACACGCCCAAGCAGAGCGAGATGCGTCGCAGCCTCAAGCCGCCCAAGCGGCTTTGCTATGCCATCAAGAGCCAACAAAAGACCATTGTGTTTCCCAATGGCGAGAACTTTGTTCACTTCTTTTGCACCGATGACGACGCattggcggcgcgcttctgCGAGCTGGTGCATGGCTGGCGCAGCTGGTATCTGGCCAACATGCTGGTCGACCTTGAGAAGGAGAGCAAGGGGCCCGCGCAGGCAAATGTCGGGCCTCTGATAAGCCGGGCTATGTCCAAGCGGAATCCTAATGGCGCGCTGGGTGTTTCCCTTGATAAGACCGCAGAGCCCCTGTGGGATGTCACCGGCTTCAAATCCTCCGATATTACCACGCTCACGAGGACGCTTACGCTGGCATCCAAGGATCGGGCGAGAGCAAAGACGGCGCAGTCTTCCCCCACtgtggaggaggatgccgaATTCGCAGCCGGCGGTCTTCTTGGGTCGGCGTATGATAAGCGAGcagccgaggccgccacgaCCTCGACCCGCATTATCAAGGTGGAAGGCCCCTTCACCGACGGCCCATCACTGCTGAACGGTGGTGTCGCGCAAAAGTCACCagactcgtcgtcgaccaagACGGAGTCCAAGGGCTGGTTCCCGTCAGCGGCGGAGCACAcggcccgcctgcgcgcccagtccaacgagacgaggcggcccatgacggcggacgcggcgcaACAGTCGCGGCGcacctcgcgcagcagccactACCCCCAGCCGCTCCTCAGCTTCGCCGAAAACCACCGAGGAGAGCGGCAGTCCCGCCATGGTGAACAAGCCCACGGCTACGCGCGGAGCCACCACGGTGGCGGCCAGCCGCTCATCAACTTTGCcaccggcggccaggcccagcagccacacggcgcggcgccgcagcgagGCATGTCCCGCCGCGGTCTTCcgccgtcgggctcgtcgtcgaactCGCTGGGCTCCCAGCACTCGCAGTCGCCCAGCGTCCggggccgcagccgctccaccacctcccggACGAACGGCGCCCCCCGGCCGCGTTAccccgacgagccgcgccATCCTCCCATGCCCCAGCGCTCCGTCCGCCACCGGGATggccctgcgcctcgggGAGGCCCCTGGCAGCCCAGCGAGCCCCTCGTGAACCGCGCGAGGTAG
- the cut23 gene encoding Anaphase-promoting complex subunit 8 (EggNog:ENOG503NU5Y~BUSCO:EOG092613S3~COG:D~COG:O) — protein MTLSAQEVAQLRVALQDAVVKCSERCLYQSSKWAAELLNALPESDDTDRDVDLTDSKHTSPIFTPNPDPEEAALEAKELSKYLLAKSFFDCKEYDRCAAVFLPESLLATVLASHSDSAGTSAQKGKGKAKATEERPSHTGPLPRISQKSLFLALYAKFLSGEKRRNEESEMVMGPQDLGTVVNKQLLLVGRYLAAWFDERTTDDDEAMGSQGWLEYLYGMVLAKERNDSKAMEFLIRSVHKYPMNWGCWLEMTSLISRVEELNRISRHCPQNIVSFMFHLHTSLELYQQSASLANNLEQLLAIFPTSSFLLTCNALLAYHAKDLMAAEQHFSRLLALHPHRLDSLDHYSNILYVLNLRPKLAFVAHLCSSVDKFRPESCVVIGNYYSLLSMHEKAVQYFRRALTLDRSCLSAWTLMGHEYVELKNTHAAIESYRRAVDVNRRDYRAWYGLGQTYEMLEMHTYSLWYYKKAAGLRPWDGKMWLAVGSCLQKMGRDRDGIKALKRALLADAYYDVGSSFGSGGDLLGARGATGHMDPEILLQIAAMYDQLDEEEEAKAYMELCVAQEDGGAAAAAVDINLDESVMIHNDSPPGSDNGQERDDNAAATEGTGVTAATSKARMWLARFAMRTGDYTTAGRLATELCQDGVEVEEAKALVREIRSILESAGGGYHAVG, from the exons ATGACGCTGAGCGCTCAAGAGGTCGCCCAGCTCCGGGTCGCTCTGCAGGATGCCGTCGTCAAGTGCTCAGAAAGGTGTCTCTATCAGTCTTCCAAATG GGCAGCCGAGCTCCTCAATGCCCTTCCCGAATccgacgacaccgaccgAGACGTCGATCTGACCGACAGCAAACACACATCCCCGATATTCACGCCGAATCCAGACCCGGAAGAGGCCGCGCTGGAAGCGAAAGAGCTGAGCAAATACCTGCTTGCCAAGAGCTTCTTCGATTGCAAGGAGTACGAccgatgcgccgccgtcttcctgcCCGAGTCGCTCCTCGCGACGGTCCTCGCTTCGCATTCCGACTCCGCCGGCACGTCGGCGCaaaagggcaagggcaaggccaaAGCTACAGAAGAGCGGCCGTCGCATACAGGCCCTCTGCCAAGAATCAGCCAGAAgagcctcttcctcgccctgtACGCCAAGTTCTTGTCCGGAGAGAAGCGCAGGAATGAAGAGTCGGAGATGGTCATGGGTCCGCAGGATCTTGGTACCGTGGTCAACAAGCAATTGCTACTTGTCGGCCGCTATCTCGCCGCGTGGTTTGATGAGAGGACTAcagacgatgacgaggccaTGGGCAGCCAAGGCTGGCTCGAGTACTT ATACGGCATGGTCCTTGCCAAGGAGAGAAACGACTCTAAAGCCATGGAGTTTTTGATCCGGAGCGTGCACAAGTATCCGATGAACtggggctgctggctggAGATGACGTCGCTCATTTCCAGAGTTGAAGAG TTGAATCGGATATCGAGGCACTGCCCGCAGAACATCGTATCCTTCATGTTTCACCTTCACACGTCACTCGAGCTTTACCAGCAGTCTGCCAGTCTTGCCAATAACCTCGAACAACTCCTCGCCATCTTCCCCACCTCCTCATTCCTCCTCACTTGCAATGCGCTGCTCGCATATCACGCCAAGGACCTCATGGCCGCTGAGCAGCATTTCAGTCGATTACTCGCTCTGCATCCCCACAGGCTCGACTCGCTCGACCACTACTCCAATATCCTCTACGTTTTGAATCTGCGGCCGAAGCTAGCATTCGTTGCGCATTTATGCTCCAGCGTGGACAAGTTTCGCCCAGAGTCGTGCGTAGTCATCGGAAACTACTATTCATTGCTGTCTATGCACGAAAAGGCAGTACAATACTTCCGCCGCGCGTTGACTCTGGACAGGTCCTGCCTATCAGCCTGGACACTCATGGGCCACGAGTACGTCGAGCTTAAAAACACCCACGCCGCCATTGAATCATATAGGCGAGCGGTGGATGTCAATCGTCGGGACTACCGTGCATGGTACGGCCTCGGGCAGACGTACGAAATGCTCGAGATGCATACATACTCGCTATGGTACTACAAGAAGGCGGCTGGTCTCCGCCCCTGGGATGGCAAGATgtggctcgccgtcggctccTGTCTGCAAAAGATGGGTCGGGACCGCGACGGAATCAAGGCCCTCAAacgcgccctgctcgccgacgcaTACTACGACGTCGGGAGCAGTttcggcagtggcggcgacctcctcggcgcccgtggGGCTACCGGCCACATGGACCCCGAGATTCTGCTGCAGATTGCCGCCATGTACGACCAgttggacgaggaggaggaagcaaAGGCGTACATGGAGCTATGCGTGGCGcaggaggatggcggcgccgcggccgcggccgtggacaTCAACCTGGACGAGTCGGTCATGATACACAACGACTCGCCACCGGGCTCGGACAACGGCCaggagcgcgacgacaatgccgcggcgacggagggCACCGGCGtcacggcagcgacgagcaAGGCCCGCATGTGGCTGGCCAGGTTCGCCATGCGCACCGGCGACTACACGACGGCGGGCCGCCTTGCCACGGAGCTTTgccaggacggcgtcgaggtcgaggaggccaaggccttGGTACGAGAGATCAGGTCGATACTGGAATCTGCAGGCGGTGGCTATCATGCCGTGGGTTAG
- a CDS encoding uncharacterized protein (EggNog:ENOG503P40E~SECRETED:SignalP(1-19~SECRETED:cutsite=ANA-AG~SECRETED:prob=0.7901)~COG:S), whose protein sequence is MHFAASALALAATAAVANAAGVTFWTLDDKTRTIYFTANEGSGSAAIQPVTVSNAKKTRVEFPDTWVGNYYAVQDGAENKPGMLGEINFGSWGGLTYFDVSAIVDPKDHDNVKQIWPASSQAPMSGCDIFPCNNAYYLPDDIQTKTTKENELISTLGSGSTGLNFAQ, encoded by the coding sequence ATGCATTTCGCTGCCTCTGctctggccctcgccgccaccgcggccgtcgccaacgccgccggcgtcactTTCTGGACCCTGGACGACAAGACCCGCACCATCTACTTCACCGCCAACGAGGGCTCCGGCTCGGCCGCGATCCAGCCCGTCACCGTAAGCAACGCCAAGAAGACGCGTGTCGAGTTCCCCGACACCTGGGTCGGCAACTACTACGCCGTCCAGGATGGCGCTGAAAACAAGCCCGGTATGCTGGGCGAGATCAACTTCGGCAGCTGGGGCGGCCTGACCTACTTCGATGTCTCTGCCATCGTCGACCCCAAGGACCACGACAACGTCAAGCAGATCtggcccgccagctcgcAGGCCCCCATGTCCGGCTGCGACATCTTCCCCTGCAACAACGCCTACTACCTGCCCGACGACATCCAGACCAAGACCACCAAGGAGAACGAGCTGATCAGCACgctcggctccggctccaCCGGTCTCAACTTCGCCCAGTAA